The genomic window CGCTACTTTGTAATGGAGAACGTACCGGGGATTTGCCAGGGGAAACACGCTGTTTATCTCCACCAACTGTGCGAGAAGTTTGTCTCAGCAGGATACGAGATTGCAAAGCCGCGAGTTTTGAATGCGGCTGATTTTGGCGTGCCGCAAAATCGTAAAAGGCTGTTTTTGCTGGGTTCTCGCATTGGGGAACGGCCTTTAGCCTATCCCGAACCAAGTTGTAGTAGCAAAACTACAGTCAGGGACGCGATCGCATCCCTCCCCAACCTGGACGACTTCCCCGAACTACGCCAAACCGATGAAGTCTGGCTCGACGACACGCACCTGCACCAAATGCAGGTATCAGCCAGCAAATATGCCAAAATGCTGCTAGGCTTGGAACCCGACGCGGATAATTTTGGTTATCCCCGGCAGTGGTATACCAAAATGCTGACTAGCTCAATGCGAACCCAGCACAGCGATACCTCAATTGAGCGATTCAATAGCCTAAGCTGTGGGCACTTAGAACCGATTAGCCGACTGCGACGCCTCGACTGGGACGGACTTTCACATACTTTGCGTGCTGGAACGGGTGCGGGGCGCGGTCGCTACACATCTCCCCGTCCCATCCATCCAGATTATCCCAGAGTTATTTCTGTGCGAGAAGCGGCTAGGTTGCACTCATTTCCCGACTGGTTCCGCTTCCATGCAACCAAGTGGCACGGGTTTCGGCAGGTTGGCAACGCCGTTCCCCCCATGCAAGCAAGAGCAGTTGGTAGGCAAGTTATTAACGCTCTTGGTATTAAACCACCTAAGTACGTCGAACCGATGCATCCCTTGCTGCCGCTTGGTTTCGCGCCCTCAAACACGCAGTTGCTCAGGTTTAACCTCAAAGAAGCAGGACAATATTGGAAACAAGTCAAGCCGTGTCGTTACAGTTTCACTCCATTGTATGAGGACAGGCATCCGTAAAGTAAGCCATGCTAGTTGTAGTAGATAGATATAGACAAGACCCTAGCTGTGTTGGAGGGAAATCAAGATGAAACTGAAGATTTTTGCTACTTTAGCTTTACTAACGACTCTATCGGTAGCAAATCCGGTTAAAGCTGACAACCCCGAACACGTCAAGCAGTTACTGGAAACCAGTGCATGTGCCAAGTGTGACTTGACAGGAGCAGATTTGACAGGCGCTCACCTTATTGGTGCTGATTTGAGAGATGCCAATTTACAGGGAGCAATCCTAGTCAATGCCAATTTAGAGGGCGCTGACTTAACTGGTGCTAATTTAAGCGGAGCAAATTTGAAGGGCGCTTTTGTTAGCGGTACTAGCTTAAATTTGGCTAACCTGACCAATGTTAATTTTAGTCAGGCTATGTTGCATAATGCTGACGTAACTGGTGCTACTTTGGTTGATATCACCTTAACCGACGCTGATGTATTTAACACAGGGATAAGTATTGGTGGAGAATATCCCAGCGATAATTAGGTAATATTATTGGTGTTGCACTGATTAGTTTACAGGTCGGGCGGCAATTGAAAATATATTGTTTATTTTGCCTTAGTCGCTGACTTAACAAGATGAGGTAAGTTTCTATGAACTGGCATGAACTATTAACCTTAGTGCTGATGCTCACTCCCGGTCTTTTGCTATCTATCTTGATAATGGGAGCGTTCGCAGCAGGCGGCTGATTTTATCTATAGAAGGTAAGAGTAGTGAAGTAAATTAGCACTTCTTATCCTGCTTGGAATAATAAGAACCAAGCTATTAGCTTAAGGAAAAACGGTGTACGGCGTCAGGCGCGTTTAGCAGCCACTAGAAGACGCCGTTTTACCTTGTTTTTGGCGGCTCATTTCCATGGCTGACTTGAGTAGAGTCAGTTTATGGCAGTCAATCACTTGATTTGTCGCCGCTACCTGGTTTACGAGGCAAAGAACCAGTGCCTGCGATCGCATCATCTAGTTCCATGCGTTGTTCCATCTGACGCAAGAAATATCCCGTCATCATTGCTGAGGCAAGCAGACCAGCTAAGTTTTCTCGGTCTGTGGTAATTTGAACGTTGAAATGGTCAGACGGTAGCATACCTACCAATCCTTGAACGTTTTGCGAGATGATTTGTTTGATGTCAGGAGTTGCTGACTTGGCTACTCGCGCTAAAACTTCGGGAGATTGGTGTTGCAGATATTTCAAAAGCTGATTGACTTGGGTATCTTCAGCATCGCAATTGAAAAAGTCAGAGTTAAATGCCATTTCGACTGTTAGGTATTTGACTTGTTATTTCTACTCTAAACGATCGTGTTAGCCGCTCACTTCGTACTTAAAGACTAGGTTTTAAGACTCAGAAGCCTGGTTGAGTTGCTGGGGTAGTTGATTCAATTCAAAATATTGAGGGAATTTGTCTGTAACCTGCAACCAGTAAGAGCGACTATCGGCTTGGCGGCGTTTGCGGATAAAACCTAGTTCTACGAGTTCTTGGACGTGCTGA from Microcoleus sp. FACHB-831 includes these protein-coding regions:
- a CDS encoding pentapeptide repeat-containing protein, whose protein sequence is MKLKIFATLALLTTLSVANPVKADNPEHVKQLLETSACAKCDLTGADLTGAHLIGADLRDANLQGAILVNANLEGADLTGANLSGANLKGAFVSGTSLNLANLTNVNFSQAMLHNADVTGATLVDITLTDADVFNTGISIGGEYPSDN
- a CDS encoding DNA cytosine methyltransferase, giving the protein MPDLYQRPIAVDLFAGVGGFSLGIEQAGFDVLVAVEQDPVHAAVHSFNFPRTKVLCADITKLSGEEIRQACKGNPIDLVFGGPPCQGFSVMGKRLIDDDRNDLVFDFYRLVVELRPRYFVMENVPGICQGKHAVYLHQLCEKFVSAGYEIAKPRVLNAADFGVPQNRKRLFLLGSRIGERPLAYPEPSCSSKTTVRDAIASLPNLDDFPELRQTDEVWLDDTHLHQMQVSASKYAKMLLGLEPDADNFGYPRQWYTKMLTSSMRTQHSDTSIERFNSLSCGHLEPISRLRRLDWDGLSHTLRAGTGAGRGRYTSPRPIHPDYPRVISVREAARLHSFPDWFRFHATKWHGFRQVGNAVPPMQARAVGRQVINALGIKPPKYVEPMHPLLPLGFAPSNTQLLRFNLKEAGQYWKQVKPCRYSFTPLYEDRHP
- a CDS encoding DUF760 domain-containing protein is translated as MAFNSDFFNCDAEDTQVNQLLKYLQHQSPEVLARVAKSATPDIKQIISQNVQGLVGMLPSDHFNVQITTDRENLAGLLASAMMTGYFLRQMEQRMELDDAIAGTGSLPRKPGSGDKSSD